One stretch of Myxococcales bacterium DNA includes these proteins:
- a CDS encoding SGNH/GDSL hydrolase family protein, which translates to MPTHGPNTSRGALIITGSYRLLTLFFLPYAFLYLTMSLWDWHAYAKWPAPLLVTAAWALLIWTHAAGFRQSRYLFFPAPPAWWPAWPIRARVPLFLLVGALMVFSLPISGYLTFFFACLLQFYLLSSLTAAWFPRADRRSRGVPVRGAGLLLAIGLLLLTAEGMNRTWWFGIFRPDATAGVALRQNDWYGVNADGYRGPRLTAAPAPGVRRLLFLGDSSTFGFGLPADQAFARLTAACLARSGAGKFEEINGGIPGYNLLQTEIAWQRLRGLAPRAVVAMVGYHHESLGRFLARQSSAAQGAGWLARLFAGSEKIGLTLPTTVGMLSQSWRIWGSESPDQAADREIFRQTLERLIATIAGEGLPLVLVAYPSPQIDPEVAQQIEETAAAHQLPWIDLRPEFFNAAPPLLQQDELHPNAAGHRAIAAALCRHFQAHPIP; encoded by the coding sequence ATGCCTACCCATGGGCCGAACACCAGCCGCGGCGCCTTGATCATCACCGGCAGCTACCGGCTGCTGACGCTGTTTTTTCTGCCCTATGCCTTTCTCTATCTGACGATGTCACTCTGGGATTGGCACGCCTACGCCAAATGGCCGGCGCCCTTGCTGGTGACAGCCGCTTGGGCGCTGCTGATTTGGACGCACGCGGCGGGGTTTCGGCAAAGCCGCTACCTGTTTTTTCCGGCGCCGCCCGCCTGGTGGCCGGCGTGGCCGATCCGGGCCCGCGTGCCGCTCTTTCTGCTGGTCGGCGCGTTGATGGTGTTCTCGCTGCCGATCTCGGGCTACCTGACGTTCTTTTTCGCCTGCCTGCTGCAATTCTATCTGTTGTCGTCGCTGACGGCGGCGTGGTTTCCGCGCGCCGACCGCCGATCGCGCGGCGTTCCGGTTCGCGGCGCCGGGTTGTTGCTGGCGATCGGCCTGTTGTTGCTGACGGCCGAGGGAATGAATCGCACTTGGTGGTTCGGCATCTTTCGGCCCGACGCGACGGCGGGCGTCGCGTTGCGGCAAAACGATTGGTACGGCGTCAATGCGGACGGCTATCGCGGCCCGCGGCTAACCGCCGCGCCGGCCCCGGGTGTCCGCCGCCTGTTGTTTCTGGGCGATTCGTCCACGTTCGGCTTCGGCCTTCCCGCCGATCAGGCTTTCGCCCGCCTGACGGCCGCCTGCCTCGCGCGAAGCGGCGCGGGGAAATTCGAGGAGATCAACGGCGGCATTCCCGGCTACAACCTGCTGCAGACCGAGATCGCCTGGCAGCGGTTGCGCGGGCTCGCGCCGCGCGCGGTGGTGGCGATGGTCGGCTACCATCACGAGTCGCTGGGGCGGTTTCTCGCGCGGCAATCGTCGGCCGCGCAAGGCGCCGGTTGGCTGGCGCGGCTTTTTGCCGGTTCCGAAAAAATCGGCCTGACCCTGCCGACGACCGTCGGCATGTTGTCGCAATCCTGGCGGATCTGGGGCAGCGAATCGCCGGACCAGGCCGCCGACCGCGAAATTTTCCGGCAGACGCTCGAACGGTTGATCGCCACGATCGCCGGCGAGGGATTGCCGCTGGTGCTGGTGGCCTACCCGTCGCCGCAGATCGATCCGGAGGTCGCGCAGCAAATCGAGGAAACGGCCGCGGCGCACCAACTGCCCTGGATCGACTTGCGGCCGGAATTTTTCAACGCCGCGCCGCCGCTGTTGCAGCAAGACGAACTGCACCCCAACGCCGCCGGCCATCGGGCGATCGCCGCCGCGCTTTGCCGCCATTTCCAGGCACACCCGATTCCCTAG
- a CDS encoding B12-binding domain-containing radical SAM protein, with translation MRVLLIQAAVHDTHLERAQPLGLMCLAAYLRATRGDEVRLYDQRLDWQRLDLALQAFREFQPDAVGIGAHSVDAPALHRLAQAIKAIAPQTPVIAGGIHSTLSWKEILADQAVDYAAIGEGENTLREWLDALAGGVPEAVPGLAFRRDGRIERSAPRELQPHLDRFPYPAWDLIDLDAYGRLPRIGVIGKRNRYMAVETARGCPFSCAWCHHSMGDKFRARSADNVVEMFARLRRDFQVADLMIIDDLFNFRPERVEEILTGVLERDLRLDLAIPNGLRADFLDDRLLRLMRDAGVYRIMIAVETASPRLQKEMGKNLDLEKARRVIAKATDLGISVHGNFMIGLPTETEPEMRATIRFAARSRLDTFGLYRATPFKGTTLYEMAKKSGVVLPDGETAYSFWDTHLNVSPIPLEVLNRARRWSYPYFYLRLGRLWRLLRRFAGRPRLLLFLTMFFFKKLVSK, from the coding sequence ATGCGGGTTCTGCTGATCCAGGCGGCCGTTCACGACACGCACCTCGAGCGGGCGCAGCCGCTGGGCTTGATGTGTCTGGCGGCTTACCTACGCGCGACGCGGGGCGACGAGGTGCGCCTTTACGACCAGCGCCTGGATTGGCAGCGGCTCGACCTGGCCCTGCAAGCGTTTCGGGAATTCCAGCCCGACGCCGTCGGCATCGGCGCGCACAGCGTCGACGCGCCCGCGCTGCACCGGCTGGCGCAAGCGATCAAGGCCATTGCGCCGCAAACACCCGTCATCGCCGGCGGCATTCACAGCACCTTATCGTGGAAGGAAATCCTGGCCGACCAGGCGGTGGATTACGCGGCGATCGGTGAAGGCGAAAACACGCTGCGCGAGTGGCTCGACGCGCTGGCCGGCGGCGTGCCGGAGGCGGTGCCCGGGCTGGCGTTTCGCCGCGACGGCCGGATCGAGCGCAGCGCGCCGCGCGAATTGCAGCCACACCTGGACCGCTTTCCCTACCCGGCGTGGGATCTGATCGACCTGGACGCCTACGGGCGGCTGCCGCGCATCGGCGTCATCGGGAAGCGGAACCGCTACATGGCGGTAGAGACGGCGCGCGGCTGCCCGTTTTCGTGCGCCTGGTGCCACCACTCGATGGGCGACAAATTCCGCGCGCGCTCGGCGGACAACGTCGTGGAGATGTTCGCCCGGCTGCGGCGCGACTTTCAGGTGGCCGACCTGATGATCATCGACGACCTGTTCAACTTCCGGCCGGAACGGGTCGAGGAAATTCTCACCGGCGTGCTGGAACGGGATCTGCGGCTGGACCTGGCCATCCCCAACGGCCTGCGCGCCGATTTTCTCGACGACCGCCTTTTGCGCCTGATGCGCGACGCCGGGGTCTACCGCATCATGATCGCCGTGGAAACCGCGTCGCCGCGCCTGCAAAAGGAAATGGGCAAGAACCTCGACCTGGAGAAGGCGCGGCGGGTGATCGCCAAGGCGACCGACCTGGGCATCTCGGTCCACGGCAATTTCATGATCGGCCTGCCGACCGAAACCGAACCGGAGATGCGCGCCACCATCCGCTTCGCCGCGCGCTCGCGCCTGGATACCTTCGGCCTCTACCGCGCCACACCGTTCAAGGGCACAACGCTCTACGAAATGGCCAAAAAATCCGGCGTCGTTCTGCCAGACGGCGAGACGGCCTATTCGTTCTGGGACACGCATTTGAACGTCAGCCCGATCCCCCTGGAGGTGCTCAATCGCGCGCGACGCTGGTCTTATCCCTACTTCTACCTGCGGCTGGGCCGCCTCTGGCGGCTGCTGCGGCGCTTCGCGGGCCGTCCCCGCCTGTTGTTGTTTTTGACGATGTTTTTCTTCAAGAAGCTGGTATCGAAATAG
- a CDS encoding B12-binding domain-containing radical SAM protein, translating into MERPVILIQPRTNVFDSGKTRPTLPLSLLSAARLAAARHPLRLVDQRADRGWRDTLRALIREQPLLIGVTSITGNQLFSALEATRFARELSPAPIVWGGIHATLFPDQVLAEPAIDYVVRREGEHTLAELADRLADGGDPGGIAGLSFKRDGQIVHNPERPFAALDALPEVPYAAAGPAPYFLTNGRPTLYLETSRGCFSQCAYCYNAVYHQHHWRGQSAATVLDRVARLRRERPEVGHLSLVDDNYFGRVERALEIAAGLAAAGGALTYQVQGAHGQVISQLADEDLRLLRRSGCVRLDMGVESGSPRLLEAMGKRLDLDRVVALNRRLGAIGIRPWYNFMVGFPDETAADTAATRHLALQLLDENPAALVSPFYQVVPYPGTALFARAVKLGFTPPARLDGWRDFHSGAAATPWQDEATRERHRRLYFLSIFADRKLEQYDTNPLYRVLARCYRPYARWRLRRGRLALLPEAALFRRLFDVS; encoded by the coding sequence ATGGAACGACCGGTGATTCTGATCCAGCCGCGCACCAACGTCTTCGACAGCGGCAAGACGCGGCCGACCCTGCCGTTGTCGCTGCTCAGCGCGGCGCGGCTGGCGGCCGCGCGCCATCCGCTACGGCTGGTGGATCAGCGCGCCGACCGCGGCTGGCGCGATACGCTGCGGGCTCTCATCCGCGAGCAGCCGCTGCTGATCGGCGTCACGTCGATCACCGGCAATCAACTGTTTTCCGCGTTGGAGGCGACACGCTTCGCCCGCGAACTCTCGCCCGCGCCGATCGTCTGGGGCGGCATCCACGCCACCTTGTTTCCCGATCAGGTGTTGGCCGAACCGGCGATCGACTACGTGGTGCGCCGTGAAGGCGAGCACACCCTCGCCGAGTTGGCCGACCGCCTGGCGGACGGCGGCGATCCCGGCGGCATCGCGGGGCTGAGCTTCAAGCGCGACGGGCAAATTGTCCACAACCCGGAGCGGCCGTTCGCCGCTCTCGACGCGCTGCCCGAGGTGCCATACGCGGCGGCCGGCCCCGCGCCCTACTTCCTCACCAACGGCCGGCCGACCCTCTACCTCGAAACCTCGCGCGGCTGCTTTTCGCAATGCGCTTATTGCTACAACGCCGTCTACCACCAACACCACTGGCGCGGGCAGTCGGCGGCGACGGTGCTCGACCGGGTGGCGCGGCTGCGGCGCGAGCGGCCGGAAGTCGGCCACCTGTCGCTGGTGGACGACAACTATTTCGGCCGGGTGGAACGGGCGCTGGAAATTGCCGCGGGGCTCGCCGCGGCGGGCGGCGCGCTCACCTACCAGGTGCAGGGGGCGCACGGGCAGGTGATTTCGCAACTGGCCGACGAGGATCTGCGGTTGCTGCGCCGCAGCGGCTGCGTGCGCCTGGACATGGGCGTCGAAAGCGGCTCGCCGCGTCTCCTGGAAGCGATGGGCAAGCGGCTGGACCTGGACCGCGTGGTCGCCCTCAACCGCCGGCTCGGCGCGATCGGCATTCGCCCGTGGTACAACTTCATGGTGGGGTTTCCGGATGAAACCGCGGCGGACACCGCGGCGACGCGCCACCTGGCGCTGCAATTGCTGGATGAAAACCCGGCCGCGCTGGTGTCGCCGTTTTATCAGGTAGTGCCGTATCCGGGCACCGCATTATTCGCGCGGGCCGTGAAGTTGGGCTTTACGCCGCCGGCCCGGCTCGACGGCTGGCGCGATTTCCATTCCGGTGCCGCCGCGACGCCCTGGCAGGATGAGGCGACCCGCGAACGCCACCGCCGGCTGTACTTCCTGAGCATCTTCGCCGACCGCAAGCTCGAACAGTACGATACCAACCCGCTTTACCGCGTCCTTGCCCGTTGCTATCGCCCTTACGCGCGCTGGCGCCTGCGGCGCGGCCGTCTGGCGCTGCTGCCCGAGGCCGCGCTTTTCCGCCGCCTGTTCGACGTTTCGTAA
- a CDS encoding peptidylprolyl isomerase — protein sequence MSRGGGRRRRHPFFIGRRAFRLGGWWLLCLLLAACREDLTLPEGTLARVNGTTIAVADFNARFAAAGQAALSPLPADRAPRLAVERAYLDSLIDQVLLYQEAARRGLKVDEAAAAAELQAMRQGWPRDSFDRELSRRPESGNWLAEELRTAALAKQLLAQVVEPAVALTENELQAYYQSHADQFRHAEQVHLRQIVCRDGIQATIALTQVLTGGDFAAAAREYSIAPEAGRGGDLGFISRGELPPEVEEAAFRLPVGEVSSMVETPFGVHILQVLEQLPASALTFAQARPTIERTLRRQRADARWRDWLGELRRGAKIDIDLHRLPG from the coding sequence TTGTCACGGGGTGGCGGCCGGCGACGGCGCCACCCCTTTTTCATCGGCCGCCGCGCCTTCCGGCTGGGTGGCTGGTGGCTTTTGTGTCTCTTGCTGGCCGCCTGTCGCGAGGATTTGACGTTGCCGGAAGGCACGTTGGCCCGGGTCAACGGAACGACGATCGCCGTCGCCGATTTCAACGCGCGCTTCGCGGCCGCCGGCCAGGCCGCGCTCTCGCCCCTGCCCGCGGATCGCGCGCCGCGGTTGGCGGTCGAACGCGCCTACCTCGATTCGCTGATCGATCAGGTGCTGCTTTATCAGGAAGCCGCCCGGCGCGGTTTGAAAGTCGACGAGGCGGCGGCCGCCGCCGAACTGCAGGCGATGCGCCAGGGTTGGCCGCGCGATTCGTTCGACCGCGAATTGTCCCGGCGGCCGGAAAGCGGCAATTGGCTGGCCGAGGAACTGCGCACCGCCGCGCTGGCCAAACAATTGCTCGCCCAGGTCGTCGAACCCGCCGTGGCGCTGACCGAGAACGAGCTGCAAGCCTACTATCAAAGCCACGCCGATCAATTCCGCCACGCCGAACAGGTGCACCTGCGGCAGATCGTCTGCCGCGACGGGATTCAGGCGACGATCGCCCTGACCCAGGTGCTGACCGGCGGCGACTTCGCGGCGGCGGCGCGGGAATATTCCATTGCTCCCGAGGCGGGGCGCGGCGGCGACCTGGGATTCATTTCGCGCGGCGAATTGCCGCCGGAGGTCGAGGAAGCGGCCTTCCGGTTGCCGGTCGGCGAGGTCAGCTCGATGGTCGAGACGCCGTTCGGGGTGCACATTTTGCAGGTGCTCGAGCAGTTGCCCGCTTCCGCCTTGACCTTCGCGCAGGCGCGGCCCACAATCGAGCGCACGCTGCGTCGGCAGCGGGCCGACGCGCGGTGGCGCGACTGGCTCGGCGAACTGCGGCGCGGCGCGAAAATCGACATCGACCTCCACCGTTTGCCGGGTTAG
- a CDS encoding WD40 repeat domain-containing protein has protein sequence MLFPKRPPWERTLLYGAALAIYGAAWAPWFGQWLVNQRLNAALIGGAGLAACWLGLCLHRRLPPLGRVLAVPYWIVLLTTHLLFGYMARWANPPYFWLAVLVGLAAFLPLGDREKRLAAVLAAATLLAAIFAAATLRHYSWIAAIAGAALWPPLGAGLFWLARKRRLESFSRLAVAVAAFAAMIYPYGFVQYSFVFPELLPRVTAQPGVRALYDYLTPRARETFCSQVMYLAKVPGRELYVTGPQNPCRRLNVFSPAAPELAASLDLDSRSTDNLAFDPDDPNVAYVGTVTDLVKVSLDPPCRLESRPLHQTARNLNFIHYDPLSDRLLVSQDYGPNVFVAERHSLKAKSRLAAPGMVTDDVWPDPLGDQIFVSGTYAVGWQVMTYDKTSLAPRRTYRWFGDIGFHFSTIDPWGRRAYLGSTTSGKMRVLDLDTLQPLGDVQLEVGLRNLAFDPVRRLVLISSYFRGNLFVYSPAQGKVIGKIFLGPRLRWVQVDAESGQWYATSAVGGFAVDPEKALGNALPPRIDANK, from the coding sequence ATGCTCTTCCCCAAACGCCCGCCCTGGGAACGGACGCTGCTTTACGGCGCGGCGCTGGCCATCTATGGCGCGGCCTGGGCGCCGTGGTTCGGCCAGTGGCTCGTCAACCAGCGTCTCAACGCCGCGCTGATCGGCGGCGCGGGCCTGGCGGCCTGCTGGCTGGGCTTGTGCCTTCACCGCCGGCTGCCGCCGCTCGGCCGGGTGCTGGCGGTACCGTACTGGATCGTCCTGCTGACGACCCACCTGCTTTTCGGCTACATGGCCCGCTGGGCGAATCCGCCCTATTTCTGGCTGGCGGTGCTCGTCGGCCTGGCGGCGTTTTTACCGCTGGGCGATCGCGAAAAACGGCTGGCCGCGGTTCTGGCGGCGGCGACCCTGCTGGCGGCGATCTTCGCCGCGGCGACCTTGCGGCACTATTCGTGGATCGCGGCGATCGCCGGCGCGGCGCTCTGGCCGCCGCTCGGCGCGGGCCTGTTTTGGCTGGCGCGCAAACGGCGGCTGGAATCTTTTTCGCGTTTGGCCGTCGCCGTCGCCGCGTTCGCGGCGATGATTTATCCCTATGGGTTCGTTCAATACAGTTTCGTCTTTCCCGAACTGCTGCCGCGCGTCACGGCGCAACCCGGCGTTCGGGCGCTGTACGATTACCTTACCCCGCGGGCGCGCGAGACGTTCTGCTCGCAGGTCATGTATCTGGCCAAGGTGCCGGGCCGCGAACTGTACGTCACCGGACCGCAGAATCCCTGCCGCCGGCTGAACGTTTTTTCGCCCGCCGCGCCGGAACTCGCCGCGTCGCTGGATCTGGATTCGCGCTCCACCGACAACCTCGCGTTCGACCCCGACGATCCGAACGTCGCCTACGTGGGCACCGTCACCGATCTGGTCAAGGTGTCGCTCGATCCGCCTTGCCGGCTCGAAAGCCGGCCGCTGCACCAAACCGCGCGCAATCTGAATTTCATCCACTACGACCCGCTCAGCGACCGGTTGCTGGTTTCGCAGGATTACGGCCCGAACGTCTTCGTGGCGGAACGGCATTCGCTCAAGGCGAAGTCGCGCCTGGCCGCACCGGGCATGGTGACCGACGACGTCTGGCCGGACCCGCTCGGCGACCAGATTTTCGTCAGCGGCACCTACGCCGTCGGCTGGCAGGTGATGACGTATGACAAGACCTCGCTCGCGCCGCGCCGCACCTATCGTTGGTTCGGCGACATCGGCTTCCACTTCAGCACGATCGATCCGTGGGGCCGCCGGGCTTACCTGGGCTCGACGACCAGCGGCAAAATGCGCGTGCTCGACCTCGACACCCTGCAGCCGCTCGGCGACGTTCAACTGGAAGTCGGCCTGCGCAACCTCGCCTTCGATCCGGTCCGCCGGCTGGTGCTGATCAGCAGCTACTTCCGCGGCAACCTGTTCGTCTATTCGCCCGCGCAAGGCAAAGTGATCGGCAAAATCTTTCTCGGCCCGCGTTTGCGCTGGGTGCAGGTCGACGCCGAAAGCGGCCAATGGTACGCGACGAGCGCCGTAGGCGGCTTCGCCGTCGATCCGGAAAAGGCGCTCGGCAACGCACTGCCGCCGCGAATCGACGCGAATAAATAA